Proteins encoded by one window of Amaranthus tricolor cultivar Red isolate AtriRed21 chromosome 4, ASM2621246v1, whole genome shotgun sequence:
- the LOC130810250 gene encoding uncharacterized protein LOC130810250 — MSSNSSSPCSKKSKVKGRQPDLRELLFKRMKSQQTSNEGNESSPLSSPLSPPLSSPPSEDVNMEVGGSSSCDEPLDDEWVYDVELLPHDPGLRKNIMDYPPNERNPFRRAYILKKPCQPKTHDFPQRDISGRLHRFSLNWFKKWDWLEYSRDVEINKGGDAFVVGGFRAWSKPDRLEKHVGGIKSAHNIAYEKYVNLRDAKKTSIEFVFDNASEVQMNEYHIRLNASLTCLRFLLGQGLAFRGHDESEESYSRGNFLELLKWLGGKVEEIGKYTFQNAPKNCQLTSPKIQKDIITCCAKETTKRIIEEVGDGYFSILADESSDVSQKEQLALVLRFVNRENGSVVERFLGILHVGDTTALSLKNAIMSLLMEHSLSPSMIRGQGYDGASNMRGEINGLKTLIMNDTPRAYYIHCFAHQLQLTLVAVAKKNVNCTWLFDVLANLLNVVGASCKRRDLIRKNQAQVVAQALEVGEIESGSGLNQERGLSRPGDTRWGSHYKCLISIINLFPSIVKVLEEIGENGSPDDKLKAQVVLGSLESFDFILMAHFMLTIFGYTNDLCVALQRKE; from the exons aTGTCAAGTAATTCAAGTTCACCTTGTTCGAAAAAGTCAAAAGTAAAGGGAAGACAACCCGATCTTCgtgaattattgtttaaaagaatgaaatcccAACAAACATCTAACGAAGGCAATGAATCTTctcctttaagttcccctctaagtcctcctttaagttcccctccAAGTGAAGATGTTAATATGGAAGTAGGTGGTTCAAGTAGTTGTGATGAACCATTGGATGATGAATGGGTGTATGATGTTGAACTTCTTCCTCATGACCCGGGATTGAGGAAAAACATAATGGATTATCCCCCTAATGAAAGAAATCCGTTTAGGAGAGCATATATTCTCAAAAAACCTTGCCAACCAAAAACACATGATTTCCCTCAAAGAGATATCTCCGGTAGGTTACACCGTTTTAGTTTGAATTGGTTCAAAAAATGGGATTGGCTTgaatatagt AGGGATGTTGAAATTAACAAGGGGGGTGATGCATTTGTTGTCGGAGGGTTTAGAGCGTGGAGTAAACCTGATAGGCTTGAGAAGCATGTTGGAGGAATTAAAAGTGCTCATAATATTGCTTATGAGAAATATGTGAATCTAAGAGATGCAAAGAAGACATCAATTGAATTTGTATTTGATAATGCGAGTGAGGTTCAAATGAACGAATATCATATTCGTTTGAATGCATCCTTAACTTGTTTGAGATTTCTTTTGGGCCAAGGTTTGGCATTCCGGGGACATGATGAAAGTGAGGAGTCATATAGTAGAGGTAACTTTCTTGAGCTTTTGAAGTGGTTGGGGGGGAAGGTTGAGGAAATAGGAAAATATACTTTCCAAAATGCACccaaaaattgtcaattaacatctcccaaaattcaaaaagacattATCACTTGTTGTGCAAAAGAGACTACTAAGCGCATAATAGAAGAGGTTGGTGATGGTTACTTTTCTATTTTGGCCGATGAATCAAGTGATGTGTCTCAAAAAGAACAACTAGCTCTTGTTTTGCGGTTTGTTAATAGAGAAAATGGATCGGTAGTGGAACGCTTTTTAGGCATTCTACATGTGGGTGATACTACCGCTTTGTCTCTTAAAAATGCCATTATGTCCTTGCTTATGGAACATTCATTGAGTCCTTCCATGATAAGAGGTCAAGGGTATGATGGGGCAAGTAACATGAGGGGTGAAATCAATGGCCTCAAGACTTTGATTATGAATGATACTCCAAGAGCCTATTACATTCATTGTTTTGCTCATCAACTTCAACTAACTCTAGTTGCGGTTGCTAAAAAGAATGTTAATTGTACTTGGCTTTTTGACGTACTTGCAAACTTGTTAAATGTGGTGGGAGCTTCTTGTAAGAGAAGAGACCTTATTCGAAAAAACCAAGCTCAAGTAGTGGCTCAAGctttggaagtgggggaaattgAAAGTGGATCGGGTTTGAATCAAGAACGTGGTTTGAGTAGGCCGGGAGATACACGTTGGGGATCTCATTACAAGTGTCTAATAAGTATCATCAACTTGTTTCCTTCAATTGTTAAAGTGCTTGAGGAGATTGGAGAAAATGGCTCTCCGGATGATAAGCTCAAAGCTCAAGTTGTTTTAGGATCTTTGGAGTCCTTTGATTTTATTCTTATGGCTCATTTCATGTTGACTATTTTTGGCTACACTAATGATTTATGTGTTGCTTTACAAAGAAAGGAATAA